One stretch of Candidatus Tumulicola sp. DNA includes these proteins:
- a CDS encoding FkbM family methyltransferase, with amino-acid sequence MKEIVRKARAARGLRSYVIKTCRRIIGPGGEPKAPPVWALRRIFGDYLQVTADGHPFIVDLRDTVVSYGIVADGAWEEEETALIRRLIKPGDHVVDVGAHIGYHAVIFAAAVGSRGKVLAFEPAGDNADLLEINVALNGFEKVVEVLRAAAGSKPATVHLVRDHGQAETARGVSNRGAHHVAPVNGADAPLVQLTTVDDATAGWERVDAVKIDVEGYEWHVLQGMRQTLARNIDLVLFVEFWPAAIVRAGAEPAALLDELETQGFSLWEIRRPGGLERYERGALLKRLSGATDLVDLLCVRGAKTAGLG; translated from the coding sequence TTGAAAGAGATCGTCCGCAAGGCGCGTGCCGCCCGAGGGCTGCGCTCGTACGTCATCAAGACGTGCCGGCGCATCATCGGACCCGGCGGTGAGCCGAAGGCGCCGCCCGTGTGGGCGTTGCGGCGCATCTTCGGAGACTATCTGCAGGTCACGGCCGACGGCCATCCGTTCATCGTGGACCTGCGCGACACGGTGGTCAGCTATGGCATCGTCGCTGACGGCGCTTGGGAAGAAGAAGAGACCGCGTTGATCCGGCGTTTGATCAAGCCGGGCGACCACGTCGTTGATGTGGGAGCGCATATCGGCTACCACGCCGTCATCTTCGCAGCGGCAGTAGGCTCGCGCGGCAAAGTGCTCGCGTTCGAGCCGGCAGGCGACAACGCCGACCTGCTGGAGATCAACGTCGCGCTCAACGGTTTTGAAAAGGTGGTCGAAGTGCTGCGCGCGGCGGCAGGTTCGAAGCCGGCGACCGTGCATCTGGTTCGCGATCACGGTCAGGCCGAAACCGCGCGCGGGGTGAGCAACCGCGGCGCTCACCACGTCGCGCCGGTGAATGGCGCCGACGCGCCGCTCGTGCAACTCACGACCGTGGACGATGCGACCGCGGGCTGGGAGCGGGTCGACGCCGTGAAAATCGACGTCGAAGGCTATGAATGGCACGTGTTGCAAGGGATGCGCCAAACCTTAGCGCGAAATATTGACCTCGTGCTTTTCGTGGAGTTTTGGCCTGCCGCAATCGTCCGTGCCGGCGCGGAGCCGGCCGCGTTGCTGGACGAGCTCGAAACCCAAGGTTTCAGCCTTTGGGAGATTCGAAGACCCGGCGGCCTTGAACGCTACGAGCGCGGCGCGCTTTTGAAAAGGCTGTCGGGCGCAACGGATCTCGTGGACTTGCTGTGCGTGCGCGGCGCCAAAACGGCGGGCTTGGGATAA
- a CDS encoding methyltransferase domain-containing protein: protein MDTKKPDIIDRFNEAAEQRFVAIETQDDIDFHRRKPFGDIVSGRIILYKFALMLAALDLKQGQRVLDFGTGSGWVARMLNQMGLAVVGVDISSSAVQFAQETTAADPYVRRDIPLEFTTYDGYKLSFDDASFDRVACFDTFHHIPNKKQVLAELHRVLVPGGRIAFVEPGPHHHKSDEAKIETRIHGVLEDSVSLEEMMDLAHGVGFGNAEILPYPPEDRLRFDLKAFTAFMRGDNRPYRLSAVREDLKHAFIVAFTKGAPVHGSLGRPWWRFWG, encoded by the coding sequence ATGGATACCAAAAAACCCGACATCATCGACCGCTTCAACGAAGCCGCAGAGCAGCGTTTCGTCGCTATTGAGACGCAGGACGATATCGATTTCCATCGCCGAAAGCCATTTGGCGACATCGTCTCGGGGCGTATCATTCTCTATAAATTCGCGTTGATGCTTGCCGCCCTCGATCTAAAACAGGGGCAGCGCGTGCTTGACTTCGGCACCGGCTCCGGCTGGGTCGCCAGAATGTTGAATCAGATGGGACTCGCTGTCGTTGGCGTGGACATATCGTCCAGCGCGGTGCAGTTCGCCCAGGAGACCACAGCAGCCGATCCTTACGTGCGCCGCGACATCCCGCTCGAATTCACCACGTACGACGGCTACAAGCTGTCATTCGACGATGCGTCATTCGATCGGGTCGCGTGCTTCGACACGTTTCACCACATCCCGAACAAGAAGCAAGTCCTAGCCGAACTGCATCGGGTTTTGGTACCCGGTGGTCGTATCGCTTTTGTTGAACCGGGGCCGCATCACCACAAGTCGGATGAAGCAAAGATTGAAACAAGAATTCACGGTGTTCTGGAAGACTCAGTTAGCCTAGAGGAGATGATGGACCTCGCCCATGGCGTTGGGTTTGGCAACGCAGAAATCTTACCGTATCCTCCGGAGGATCGTTTGCGTTTCGACCTTAAGGCATTTACGGCGTTCATGCGAGGCGACAATAGACCATACAGGTTAAGCGCAGTGCGCGAGGACCTGAAGCACGCCTTCATCGTGGCCTTCACGAAAGGGGCGCCGGTGCACGGGTCGCTGGGCCGTCCGTGGTGGCGCTTCTGGGGCTAA
- a CDS encoding glycosyltransferase, protein METETPDPRGYDIAHVFGITEPEKTARQIDVCRITGIPVVLSPIWISYAEFFARSPVCERALSRARTASDARRALGRIACRPTHQVASWRTKIRTARIESAQAKVLESADLLLPASANEAREYALHLGVRDKPFVIAPVGLAFDRLPTWSQNRSGVICAGRIESRKNQAIVALALQDEPIDVIFVGEIYDYYGDLCKKWASPRARFAEPMKQPELFELFAKSVVHCMPSWGETAGLSAFEAAACGAKVVAGDRGSEMEYLGPDADYADPGDPESIVAAVRRALKRPPRATGDALDRRMHDLTWRRAAERTLEGYRLALGAALT, encoded by the coding sequence GTGGAGACGGAGACCCCAGATCCGCGCGGTTACGACATAGCGCACGTCTTTGGCATCACCGAACCGGAGAAGACGGCACGCCAAATCGATGTTTGTAGAATCACGGGCATACCGGTCGTGCTCTCGCCGATTTGGATCAGCTACGCTGAGTTCTTTGCCAGGTCGCCTGTTTGTGAGCGCGCCTTGAGCCGCGCTCGAACCGCATCCGATGCTCGCCGTGCACTCGGCCGAATAGCGTGCCGCCCAACCCATCAGGTCGCATCCTGGCGCACGAAAATTCGCACCGCTCGCATCGAGAGCGCCCAAGCGAAGGTATTGGAATCAGCCGACCTGTTGTTGCCCGCCAGCGCCAATGAAGCGCGGGAGTACGCGCTCCATTTAGGCGTCCGCGATAAGCCATTTGTCATTGCGCCCGTGGGCCTGGCATTCGATCGCCTGCCCACATGGAGCCAAAACCGCTCGGGTGTGATTTGCGCCGGGCGCATCGAGTCCAGAAAAAATCAAGCGATCGTAGCGCTTGCGTTACAAGACGAGCCGATAGACGTGATATTTGTGGGCGAGATCTACGACTACTATGGGGACCTTTGCAAGAAATGGGCATCGCCACGCGCACGCTTCGCGGAACCGATGAAGCAGCCCGAACTCTTTGAACTCTTCGCAAAGTCCGTCGTTCACTGCATGCCCTCGTGGGGCGAAACGGCAGGGTTGTCGGCGTTCGAGGCTGCCGCATGCGGTGCGAAAGTCGTCGCCGGCGACCGCGGCTCCGAGATGGAGTACCTCGGACCCGATGCCGACTATGCGGACCCAGGAGATCCCGAGTCGATCGTAGCGGCGGTTCGGAGGGCGCTCAAGCGGCCACCGCGAGCGACCGGCGACGCCTTGGATCGCCGCATGCACGACCTGACTTGGCGGCGCGCCGCGGAACGAACGCTCGAGGGCTATCGCCTGGCACTGGGCGCGGCGCTCACATGA